A region of the Phaseolus vulgaris cultivar G19833 chromosome 11, P. vulgaris v2.0, whole genome shotgun sequence genome:
ATCGCGGCCGTCCCCGGAGTCGACGAGGTTCCTCAGCGCGGACTCGTCGGCCTTCTTCGCAGCGGTCCACCACGGGGTCTCGTACTCCGCGACAACGTCTTTGGCGATGAAATCTGCCGGAACCCATGACGGCGCGTGGCCGTCTTTCCACTCGATGAGGTACTCCATTCCGGCGGCGGTGTCGAGGGCTCTGCTGCCGATGATGCCTTTGACTTCACCATAGGACTCGTCTTCGGTGTCTTTGGAAGCTGCTGCTGCTTCTTGTTGTTGGTTTTGGATTGCGGCGGTGACGAGGCGGAAGCGCGTGGGGTTGTTTGGGATGGGGAGAAAGGGTTGTTGTTTAAAGAAGTGTTTGGGGTTTGAAGAGAATATAGTTTTGAAGTGAGAGTGAGAAGCTGGTTTGGTGACGGAAATAGCTTCCATTAATAATCTGGTAATGGTTTTGCTATGGTTTGTGGTGTTGTGGTGTGTTTGGGAGGGCTGAAGTTGAACATGTGGCAGTGGCAGTGACGGAGTGAAAAGGGGCATGTTTGGGGGACTTACTGGATAAGGAACCACATCCATTTCGTGGCAGCCACTGGATATCAACAAATCATAACTGCCAAACTGGACACtcctttgttttttcttctgcAATTTCTTTTTCCTAAATTATTTTACAGCGTTGGCGTGGCGCCAATATATTGAAATAACTCTAGCCACAAATTTGTGTGGTTCCTAATGTTTCTCCATCACTTCAGAACATGGAGGAATTTTTGTGCAATGGATCAAGAAAGCAAGCCTAAAAAAATCCCAATCATTTTGTTCTTCCAAAAAAACATATCCTAATGAAAGCTTGGTTTTAACTCTTTGATTTATTAAagacttttatttttaaaaaatatacttttatttatatatttattattcattatAATGTGAAATGaaatgattaattttattttttttaaataggagTGTAAGTCAATTTGTTATTTTggaatacatttattttcagaatatatttccGTATTTTTGCTTTTAAGAATCTATTTCTTAAGAACATGCATCCAGATTTTGtttaccagaaaaaaaaattaaaataagattttggTTTCTCAATTCTGTTTCgaaattttgttttaagaaaaaacctattttaaatttattttttcaaaaattattctTCAATTTTAGATTTCTAATTTTGAAATGAAGGACAATTctgtaaattaaaaatttcattaAGTGAGCAGGTTCAAAATCATTAGTTGCTGGAAGCAATTACCTAAGAAAAAAATGCACAATTCAATTCCCAAATAAGGGCCCATTGTTAATCCCGAATAGTGCACTgtctgtgtttttttttattaattcagGCTCTGCTCTAGTACTGGGTTGGgccttttctttattttgctgGTTCTTCTGACTACTAAACattagaaagaagaaaaagacacctaaatccattttttattttatttttatactagtttCACTGTAAATGCGTAATTTTTGGTTTTGCAAATCATTAATTTCACGtgtaatttcaaaaaatttcttaaaatcattattttaatattaacgTGTTCTTTAACCATAACCATTATCAATGATAACATATTTACACAAGATACTGATATTGAATTTGTAAAAACCGTAAAACCAATTGAACTCTTAAATCTAATAGTAGAAACTAAAATTACACAGCGATCAAACTATGGAAACAAAATCTAAATTGAAtaccaatataaaaaaaaaataatagtggAAGAAATTGAAATATCGAGAAGCCACCAAGGTTACGTATATGCAGACTTTGTCTTCCTTGCACCAGCTCATACGCTTCAATCAAGGTGGAAAACAAACCCTTCAAATTGATTTATCATTCAAACgtcaaagaaaataataacaataataaactgACATGTCAGTTGTCAATGGTGAAGCAGAAGAAACAAGCAATTCTTGCATGTGACTCTTTCGAAACCAACCAAAGATGTTACATGAAACCATGTATGAAACGAAATAAAGCCTCTGAATAATTGAACTAATTTGTAGCAAATCTAATTCCACACCAAATAGTCAAATCCACCAGGTTGTCATGAGAGAGTCAAGAATAATGAAATTCTTTTTGCAATGAGGCTTAAAGCAGTGTACATTATTGTGATAATTTGCAGGGTCCCATTAAAGTTCTTAGTTCCAATTCTTATTCCCTTATAACTCCAATGAATGAAAGAAGCAACACCCAAAACCCTAACAAACAACATAAACAGAATGTCCCAGAAACGACAAAGGTACTATAATTGTTTCCGCGTACAGATACCATTGTTTGGGGAAATTTAAGTATATGATTAAAACAGCGCGTGTCACGTCAGAATTCGCGGCTTAATACACTGTTATACAGCTTCAGCATTGCTGAATGCTAACTCAATAACACGCATTCACCGCCAAACAAACCCTTCCCTTTTCCCACCGTTTTCACTCGTGCCAATCCAACAActactttttcctttttctattaaaaaaatgtcaaaataTTTTACTCACCTTACCTTCAACCTTTCCATAACCTTCACTCTTTTCTTATAAATACAACATAAGCTCTGCGTTTTCTTCCTAACCCTTTTCATTTATTGCCTCTCTCTCTGCATTTTCTACCTTCTCGCCAACATGATGAATAAACCATCACAGCAACTACGTGCTCTCTCTGCTTTCTGTTCCGTTTTGCTGCTTTTGGATTTGGTTTTTGTTGCTGCGGAAGACCCTTATAGATTCTTCGACTGGACCGTTACCTACGGTGACATTTATCCTCTGGGAGTTAAACAGCAGGTTGTTTGTTTGTTATTGCTCATATCTTggtttttttatgttgttataTGTTCTCATTCTCATTGTTTTTGGTTCGAATGTGTGTTGCAATTGCAGGGTATTTTGATCAATGGCCAGTTCCCAGGGCCTGAAATCTACTCTGTTACCAATGACAATTTGATCATCAATGTACGCAATAACTTGACCGAGCCGTTTCTTCTGTCATGGTAACATCTCTCTCTTTCAATGCATTTCttgaaaaaaacataaaatgttACAAATGTAGTTCGGTACAAAGTTTTGTTGAAAACAATGTTCTTAACGCGGCCACTCATAATCCAACTGGCAGAGTGGTGCAATCTCCTAAATGTCTTGTTCTGTTTTCCTTTTTTTGATAGAACTAGTAATGTCAGAGTTTCCTATCAAACTTGATTTACCTTGTTTGGAAAAACGCGTTCATACCATGTTTTTGAAACTCACTCTATTAGGTTGTTTCTAGGAAGAGTAATGCAAATAAATGAGTGAATGAGAGAATTCAAGGAAAAGTtggaaaaataagaaagaaagatagggaaaataaggaaaaaaatgatagagaattaagaaaaaacaatgtatttttattctttcaaaTCTTCTTTTATGTTGTGAAGATATTTATGAAGaaagttgtttttttaaaattaattatatataaattgaaataaattaattatatataaattgattatatataaaagttatgttttaatataaatataagtataatacttaatatatatttttatattataataaaatgaataattaaaataataaataaaaagtaatttaaaatttaattattaatatgtattttatttttatttattaatttttaaattataatttattttaattttaactttttaatttttttttatattaaactatttataattatttccaATTTAAGTCACTCACAAACTTTTACACAATCATTATATCacttacaaacttcaataaactttctttacAAATCTGCATTAATATATCTCAAtctaaacaattttattttcctCTCAGATCTCTTCTTCAACCCAAATACACCATGAAAACATTCAGTTTTATACGATTCCAAGTTGTTGAAAagagtaataataattaaaatcacGCGCATGTGCTTATGTatgtttaattattaattattttagtttcttagtttattttttattactattttatattttcttttatcctCATCAATGAAGAGAGAGGAGGTTCCACACACTCACAGATCTATACAAACCAAAACCAAACACGGACTTAATAAATGTCTCTCTCTCACCCATCACTTCGGCCCTTAAGTCTTGTCACGGACCAGACCCATTCAACTACAAGCCCACACCTAACTGGAACATCTATAATTCACGAGTCAGGCCCTTAACTCATAATGTCGTGTCTCACGAGTCAGGCCCATCCTTGTTTGGGCCCATTAATGTTTATAGACACTTGGGTATCTATGTACCCTTCAACCCAAAGCATATACTTAGTTTTAACAGAACCCTTTTTGTTTCTCTCCAGAAATTTTATTTGACTACCTATAATTTGCATAATAATAAGTACAAAAAAGTGAAAAAGTTttgattaattatttgtttggaTGAATGCAACAGGAATGGTGTTCAACAAAGGAGAAACTCTTACCAAGATGGAGTTTATGGAACCACATGCCCCATCCCTCCAGGGCAGAACTTCACCTACACACTTCAAGTCAAAGATCAAATTGGAAGTTTCTTCTATTTCCCATCTCTTGCTTTCCACAAAGCAGCTGGTGGTTTTGGAGCAATCAAAATCCTTAGCAGGCCAAGGATCCCTGTCCCATTTCCTGATCCAGCTGGTGATTTCAGTCTTCTTATTGGAGATTGGTACCAAATCAATCACAAGGTAATCAATACAATCCAAACAATGGTGTCAAAATTTGTATCCTACATgtttgttttgtgtttcttCTTTTTTCCATTGACATGTGATTTTTGTTATCTCAGACGCTTCAAACTGTTCTAGATTTGGGACATAGACTTCCATTGCCTCAAGCCGTTCTCATAAACGGTCGTCCAAACGGCACAACATTCACAGTTGAACAAGGTATGACTATTTATTTTCCCTTTACAAATGTGGATTTTTACTCTGTTTAAGGTTGTTGGATTTTGCATGGTAATGTATATTTTGCCTTCTCTTGATGGACAACAGGGAAAACATACAGGCTTAGAATATCAAATGTTGGACTTGAAAACAGTCTCAACTTCAGGATAGAAGGCCACAGCATGAAGTTGGTGGAAGTTGAGGGAACTCACACCATACAAACCACTTATTCCTCGTTAGATGTTCATGTGGGACAATCTTATTCTGTGCTTATCACAGCTGATCAAGCGCCCAAGGACTACTACATTGCAGTCTCCACTCGTTTCACTGACAAAATCATCACAAGCACTGCCAATCTTCACTACAGTAACTCTCAACAATCTGTTTCTGGCCTAATTCCTGGTGGCCCAACTGATCAAATTGATTGGTCCCTTCAACAAGCTCGTTCTATCAGGTAATTAGTTTCTTTCATTACTACAATGTATTTATCCAATTCTCACATTCTGAAAATCTTTATGAGGTTGAATAAACTTTAAAGTCTACTTGGTattatatggtatcagaaccCGAGAGTTTATTGACTTTTGCTGTTgaataattcataaatatattgtCTTACACACGAATcttaaaatccacttcttaATTAGTACTTTGTTGCTATTTTTGGTGGATTTGATGACCATTTAGTTTCTTTGGCTAACTATAAGCTTTGCAATTTATAGGACAAACTTGACAGCAAGTGGACCAAGGCCAAATCCTCAAGGCTCCTACCATTATGGTTTAATTAACGTTAGTAGGACAATTACATTGGTGAGCTCAGCAGCACAAGTGAATAGGAAACAGAGATATGCAGTGAACAGTGTATCATTCATACCAGCAGACACTCCTTTGAAGCTCGCTGATTACTTCAAGATTGGTGGGGTTTTCCAAGTTGGAAGCATTCCAGATAGCCCCTCTCGTAAACCCATGTATCTTGACACCTCAGTCATGGGTGCTGATTTTCGAGCCTTCGTTGAAATCGTGTTTCAGAACCACGAAAACATTGTCCAAAGCTGGCACATTGACGGATACTCGTTTTGGGTTGTAGGGTAAGTTTTCACCTTTCATATCCATAACACTATATCCATCACTCTTAGTTTAAAACCTTCACTTGATATCACTAAAATTTTAACGTGGTATTTCTTCTGATTCAGAATGGATGGTGGTGTGTGGACACCTCAAAGTCGTAACGAGTACAACCTTAGAGATGCAGTATCAAGGTCCACAACACAGGTTAGTAACTTGGTACTTAACTGAATTTGGTTGGCATGTTTCCAAATTCAGAATCAGACAAGtaaattgatgaaaaaaaattgtgttacaGGTTTATCCCAAGTCATGGACTGCAATTTACATGGCACTGGATAATGTGGGTATGTGGAATGTGAGGAGTGAATTTTGGGCACGACAGTACCTTGGACAACAATTCTACATGCGAGTGTATTCACCAGTTGGATCAATCAGGGATGAATACCCAATTCCCAAAAATGCTCTTCTTTGTGGCAAAGCAGCAGGAAGAACAAGTAGATGAGGATCTCCACCAGAATCAAATCAATCTCAAACACCTAAGATGTCTGTCATTGACCTTGCTATGTAGGGGCTCACTTGGTCCCATTCTTTGCAAATTTGTCTCACCATTTCTTTGTGTTCATACTTAGCACCATCCTGTTATTGCAATAATTAAATTGTCAccattgatttattttttaaactaataaatTTCTCACTTGTATTAGAAAATTTCTTGTTTTAAATACATAAGGTAGTTTAATCCACATGCTCTCTCTTTATTAGTCAAATAGTTATATACTACTTGTATTAGTCAAATAGATAGGaaagtattttaatatttccCTTTGTTTAtcatttgttatatttttcaatacaaattattacaaaaatgtAATAATTCTTATTCATTtcaaagttatatattttttactatattcattattttaatactaAAGAGAggaaattgaattaaaattagtAGTAATCTAGGATATATAATAAAGTAGTTCAAAAAATTGTTGTGTGTACACAAAATATCCACGCCTCCTATTTTTAATTCTATACCTTCTAGCTTTTGTGCATTTTTGACAAAGTCAATATGAATGAGAAGGAATTTTAAAACTTTCatacttataaattaaaaaaattaaacgaACAAGTTATAACTTAAAAACTACATAATCttgaattgataaaaaaaaagcttCTCAAATGCATAATTTGAAGTTATCACAAAACTCTTGTAGGATAATGTCATTCAAAACCTCAGTAGgaattttactattttaaatgCAGTATTTTCCTTCTACTACATACAatccataataataataaaatttcaaaatatatcatGGATTACCCTATACAAAACATTTTCTAGTTAACAGAattcagaaaaagaaaaaaagcttACACATCTAAAATAGTCATAGAcaatattctatttttgaaaaAGTAAAGGGGTATACGGAAAAATTATAGAGTTGCAGGAAGCAAAAGGCTATGATAAGCCCACGGTAACCAAGCATCCTTTCAGCTCAAATAATGACCCAAAAGAAGTTAATAGCTAAAATAAGAACCACCCATGTTGTTAGGGTTTATTATTTCCCTGAaagtgcttttttttttatcaaagacTTCGTGTGCGTTTATTGGAATTTGAAGTCTGTGAAATTGAGAAATACACTTTCCAATAcagaaaaacatgaaaaacaAGATTATTTAAGACGTTCTctactttttcctttttttttaaatgtttcctCGTCCTATTCATAAGATATTTTTATAGtaactaagaaaaaaatatttgatctCCAAAAGAGtagctaatattttttaaaaaaatttaaaacaagatTTTGCTTTGTTGAAGTCGTTAATTGAAGATTGTAACTAAACtgtctaaataaaaataaaagctaTACTCATTATGGTCCATGGATAGAAGAAGCTTAAGTGCATTGTTTTGGCTTGTAAAGAGGGAACTATGCGTACACGTTATCTATAAATTATTGTTCCTATTTTATTCAACTTACTAATGTGTCTAGACTCTACAcacaaacaacaacaataataataatgtgtTGGCATAAGGGTTAAAATTTAAGTTCTCACGAATCGACACGTAATGTTTTAAGACAACCTTCGAAGTTGAAATCGGTAAACATGTTTGAGATTATAGAATTAAGAAGCGAAGAACTGTAATGTTTGCAGCATTGAATTGCAATCAGCAAACACGTGTTTCTGGTTCTTTTTATGATTGAAGCAAAAGCATCTTTTCTGAGTGGGTTTGTGAAATCGATTATGTTAACCTCGTTCGAGAATAGGATGGTCCAGTAGTAAAAGAAGAGGGAGAGGAAGTAGTTGATGCAGCGTGGACTGAAATCAACGGCTACGAAGCGGGTAGGAAGAAAGTAAATGAAAAAAGTACCCTCTGATCTCATGCCCAAACGATTTCCGTGACGCAAAAGATTTGTTCTGGGTTCAGGTTACGACGAAGCGTGATTGGGTTTCCTCTTCTGTACCAAACACATTACCGCACTGTAGAATAGTAGCAGCAGCAGAGAAAAAAGGCTATGCAAATTGCAATGCATTTGtaataaaacaaacaaacaaaagttAAGGTGGTTCAAAGGGGAATACTTTGGCTACACACTATGTCAGTAATGTCTccattttttttacctttttacgTTGGGACCCACTCTCGAAGAGGTTAAAATCTTGatcatggttttggaattgAAGATGAGATTGGGCACAGATTAACACTGCCCACACATATCCCGATGCAGAGATAAGCGGCGTTTGGTAATGTTCCGCATGTGGGTTTCCTCCATCGTGATCCATCATCAACGGTTTCTCGCTCCACTGCTGGCCAACCAGAGGACGCCACGTCATGGAAACATTACACGGTGGAATGAAAATAAAACGTAGGGAGGTGGACCCACCGGAAAAGGACCTTGTCGGGTGCTTAACTTAACCGCGGTGTAACGGAAAGACACTCCCTGCAAACGGCGTCTCTTTTCTTGCTTTTGCTCCCATCAAatcatcaccaccaccactaCTACTACACAGTGAAGTGAAAGAGAACGTTACGAGTTAACCCATTCTGTCTCCTCACTGTTTTCTTCACTTTTATTTTCGCCTTTGCCGTTTTCTCACCACCAATGCGCCTGAGATCTGCCTGAGATTTCCGGTAACCATGGGGAGCGTTTCGTCCGAAGACGGTTCCGACCAGCAGAGCGACCGCTGCGGCAGCTACAGCCTCAGCGCTGACGTCAGTGAGTCCGAGAGCTGCGGTAGCTTCTCCGCCCGCCGCTTCGACGCCGAGGGAGCTTCCAGCTCCGCCAACCTCTCGCCGCGTCCCGTCGCCTCTCACTTCAACTTCCCGCCGCCGCAGGTAATGCTTCCCGTCATTGGCGGGAAAGACGTCGTCGTTTGGGATCACAAGCGCGACCTCGATCTGACCGGTACTCTTCCTCTCCCTTCTTCGCGAATCATTTTATCCTGTAATTGAGAGTGAAAGAGAGCGCGAGTGTGGAATGTGAAGAGCGATTGCTTTTTTTGCAGAAGTGGAAATGATGAAGGAGCGGTTCGCTAAGCTGCTTCTCGGAGAAGACATGTCTGGTGGTGGAAAGGGGGTTTGCACTGCGCTTGCCATCTCCAATGCTATAACTAATCTCTCTGGTTAGTGCTCCTGCCATGtgttattaattaatttgtttaatgCTTTGGATAAATTTTCACTATAAGCTGAAATTAATGAATGACTTAAGCTTTGGAAGTATTTAGTCCataatttatattgaaaataagTTGGAAGTGCTTATGGATAAGATTGTTGAAGTGGAGCCTAGAAGTTAACACTCAAGGTTTGTGAAATGTGTGTTTTGATGGTGATTGCAGCAACTGTGTTTGGCGAACTTTGGAGGTTGGAGCCGCTGGCATTACAGAAGAAGGCCATGTGGCGTAGGGAAATGGAGTGGCTGCTGTGCGTGAGTGATTCCATCGTGGAGCTGGTGCCATCTGTGCAGCAGTTTCCTGGGGGTGGAACCTACGAGGTGATGGCGACGCGTCCTCGCTCGGATTTGTACATCAATCTTCCGGCTCTGAAGAAGCTTGATGGGATGCTGCTAAGTATGCTTGATGGGTTTCACGACACACAGTTTTGGTATGTTGAGCGGGGAATCATATTGGGTGATTCCAAGGATTGTGATGCCTACGGTAGACCATCGGTTAGGCAGGAGGAGAAATGGTGGCTTCCCTCTCCCAAGTTACCCCCAAATGGCTTGTCCGAGGAGAACAGGAAAAGGTTGCAGCAATGTAGGGATTGCACCAATCAGATACTAAAAGCTGCTGTCGCAATTAATACTTCTGTGATTGCGGAAATGGAAATTCCCGGCGCGTATGTAGAGTCCTTACCCAAGGTAAGTAATCACGCTCTGTGCTGCAAATAggaaataaagtaattttttgtttagttaTGACTGTTTTGTGAGTATCATGCTACAAGTAGTTGGCAGTCAGTTATCAATTCTAACAATGCACTGTGAGCTGCACAAGCTTATAATTTAGTGAAATGTATGGTTTTTGAGTGCTAAAATCATTGTTCAAGGAAAATGAAAGGGTAGCAATTCAGTAATGTCTTCATAGGTAGTTGGGACTCCTGTTTCTTTATAATGTAAGCTAGAACTTGGTGAAGACTGAAATGCCTGTGTGTTCTCTTGTGCAACTTTAATGCAGAATGGAAAGGCTTGTCTGGGGGATATAATTTATCGATACATTACGGCAGACCAGTTCTCATCTGAATGTCTCCTTGATTGTTTGGATCTTTCGTCAGAGCACCACACTCTGGATATAGCTAATAGAATTGAAGCTGCCATACATGTATGGAGGCTGAAGGACCACAAGAAACATTTAAGTTCGGCAAAAGCCAGACGGTCTTGGGGTGGAAAGGTGAAGGGACTTGTTGCTGACAGTGAAAAGAACAAGAATCATTTTCTTGCCCAACGGGCAGAGACACTTCTAGAAAGCTTGAAACACCGATTTCCAGGGCTCCCTCAGACTGCACTAGATATGGCCAAAATTCAATATAATAAGGTACGTTACTTTTCCCCCTTAATCATTAGGTTGAATTGAACTCATAGTTTGTTCTGTTCATCTAGAAGGTGTGGCCACTGCTTGGAATATATGTTAAAGCAAAGTGTTTTTGTCAACGCATTGGTCACGTGGCATATATTATGTACATCTGATTGAGAACTTCTATTGTTAGTGCCAGTTAGCATTCACAAATTTGAGCAACCATTCCATGACCTGACAATGGTCTAAAGAACTATTAGGTTTCTTTGCAAGTTATTAGTGGGGGAATATTAAGTATGTACTGAGATTAAGTGCTTTGTATTCCCTTGCAATAtacaaaaacttgttttttctcAATTTCATGGTCCACATTGATGATTGATCGTAGCATTTTTTGGTGTATGACACTGTCAATATTGAATGGAAACCATGTTTACAAGTGACCTGTGTTACGTATTCTGGTGTTACAGATGGTTCGTGATTAGTGCACAATTACTGAGGATTGTGTTTGTGTTGGGAGAAGGGGTGGCTTGGTATAAGGTCTAAGTTTTTGTGGTTTTGTTTTTTCCATTGCAGGATGTTGGACAGTCtattcttgaaagttattcaagagTGATGGAGAGCTTGGCGTTTAACATAATGGCCAGGATTGATGATGTCCTTTATGTAGATGATAGTATAAAGCGATGTGCGGCTGCAGATTCACTGTCATTGTTCAGCAGGGGAGGTTTTGGTGGCAtgcccatccagaagagatTCTCTCCTAGTCCATTCTCAATTCAACACACCCCATATGCCTCCCCATTTGCAACACCAACGTTTTGTTCCTCCTCTCCTGTTACTGGGAGCCCGTGTAGTCCTGCAAGAATACATGATACGAAGAGAAATGCTCCAAAGGAGGGTGCAGATTCAAAGGCAGACAAGTTGGCCAAATCTGAGTTTGAGAGAGTTTGGTCATATGCTGGAAACCTCAGTGCAAGAAGAGCTTCTGGTGATGCTCCAGAAAGAGACTAAGTTTTACAATTAGTATAACTTGCATCCATAGGTACTCACCAATCATCTTGTCTTAATGTGGATCTGGCTAAAGTCCTTGGTCCTGCTCCCTGTACATGAGGGTCTAATTTTTGTATATTCTTAGGCAGTATGAGAAAAGCTTATGTTGAAAGATCATGCCAATGGATTATTAGTTAAAAATGTTTCCTCCCAAGTATAAATTTCTAGAGGTAGTAGGCTTCTATAATTTCCAAATTCTAAGTAGTGTTCAGGACTAACCCATTCCAAACAGCAGCAAACCAATGCCTAGTCTCAAACTATCATCTTTAAgttgaaaacaaatatataaattagtagCTACCAATAAGTACTATATACAATTATTTTGCTTTTTCCTGTTGCTCAATCCTACCACTTCGTTAACGAGTTTCAGACATTTCGGCTCCCTCATGCATACTTCAAAAGTTAAAGTATTATGCATGATTTTGTTATGCTTCATTGTTAAATCTGATTC
Encoded here:
- the LOC137825000 gene encoding L-ascorbate oxidase homolog; the protein is MMNKPSQQLRALSAFCSVLLLLDLVFVAAEDPYRFFDWTVTYGDIYPLGVKQQGILINGQFPGPEIYSVTNDNLIINVRNNLTEPFLLSWNGVQQRRNSYQDGVYGTTCPIPPGQNFTYTLQVKDQIGSFFYFPSLAFHKAAGGFGAIKILSRPRIPVPFPDPAGDFSLLIGDWYQINHKTLQTVLDLGHRLPLPQAVLINGRPNGTTFTVEQGKTYRLRISNVGLENSLNFRIEGHSMKLVEVEGTHTIQTTYSSLDVHVGQSYSVLITADQAPKDYYIAVSTRFTDKIITSTANLHYSNSQQSVSGLIPGGPTDQIDWSLQQARSIRTNLTASGPRPNPQGSYHYGLINVSRTITLVSSAAQVNRKQRYAVNSVSFIPADTPLKLADYFKIGGVFQVGSIPDSPSRKPMYLDTSVMGADFRAFVEIVFQNHENIVQSWHIDGYSFWVVGMDGGVWTPQSRNEYNLRDAVSRSTTQVYPKSWTAIYMALDNVGMWNVRSEFWARQYLGQQFYMRVYSPVGSIRDEYPIPKNALLCGKAAGRTSR
- the LOC137825007 gene encoding rop guanine nucleotide exchange factor 1 — protein: MGSVSSEDGSDQQSDRCGSYSLSADVSESESCGSFSARRFDAEGASSSANLSPRPVASHFNFPPPQVMLPVIGGKDVVVWDHKRDLDLTEVEMMKERFAKLLLGEDMSGGGKGVCTALAISNAITNLSATVFGELWRLEPLALQKKAMWRREMEWLLCVSDSIVELVPSVQQFPGGGTYEVMATRPRSDLYINLPALKKLDGMLLSMLDGFHDTQFWYVERGIILGDSKDCDAYGRPSVRQEEKWWLPSPKLPPNGLSEENRKRLQQCRDCTNQILKAAVAINTSVIAEMEIPGAYVESLPKNGKACLGDIIYRYITADQFSSECLLDCLDLSSEHHTLDIANRIEAAIHVWRLKDHKKHLSSAKARRSWGGKVKGLVADSEKNKNHFLAQRAETLLESLKHRFPGLPQTALDMAKIQYNKDVGQSILESYSRVMESLAFNIMARIDDVLYVDDSIKRCAAADSLSLFSRGGFGGMPIQKRFSPSPFSIQHTPYASPFATPTFCSSSPVTGSPCSPARIHDTKRNAPKEGADSKADKLAKSEFERVWSYAGNLSARRASGDAPERD